One Cryptosporangium aurantiacum DNA window includes the following coding sequences:
- a CDS encoding NfeD family protein: MSAWLIWLIVAVGLLVAEIFSLDLVLVMFASGALAAAVAAGVGSPLLVQALVFALVSVASLVVARPLAKRRLEVAQDPVKHGIDAIRGADALVLEQVDEHHGLVKIGGEQWTARAFDGTQVIEPGQKVQVVEVKGATALVWRQP; this comes from the coding sequence GTGAGCGCCTGGCTGATCTGGCTGATCGTTGCTGTGGGCCTGCTCGTCGCCGAGATTTTCTCTCTCGACCTCGTGCTGGTCATGTTCGCCAGCGGTGCGCTGGCCGCTGCCGTCGCCGCCGGTGTCGGTAGCCCGCTGCTCGTCCAGGCGCTGGTGTTCGCGCTGGTGTCGGTCGCCTCGTTGGTCGTGGCCCGGCCGCTGGCCAAACGTCGGCTCGAGGTCGCCCAGGATCCGGTGAAGCACGGCATCGACGCGATTCGCGGCGCCGATGCGCTCGTTCTGGAGCAGGTCGACGAGCACCACGGCCTGGTGAAGATCGGCGGCGAGCAGTGGACCGCGCGGGCCTTCGACGGCACGCAGGTGATCGAACCTGGCCAGAAGGTTCAGGTAGTGGAAGTGAAGGGCGCGACCGCGCTCGTCTGGAGGCAGCCCTGA